The following are encoded in a window of Chloroflexota bacterium genomic DNA:
- a CDS encoding VOC family protein produces MADSNLKGNIIPGMRYRDAPAAIDWLCDILGFQRHLVVPNEDGTIAHAQLTLGNGMIMLGSSQGSEFDGVVGPSSPDGTLTQAAYIVVQDIKALYESVKAAGADIVMELDEQHYGGSLFAVRDPEGQLWNVGSYDPWAEWSGAS; encoded by the coding sequence ATGGCTGACTCGAACTTGAAAGGGAACATCATCCCCGGCATGCGTTACCGCGACGCGCCCGCAGCCATCGACTGGCTCTGTGACATCCTCGGCTTCCAGCGCCATCTCGTCGTGCCCAACGAAGACGGCACGATCGCACACGCGCAGCTGACGCTGGGCAACGGCATGATCATGCTGGGTTCGTCCCAGGGGAGCGAGTTCGATGGTGTTGTCGGCCCGTCCTCCCCGGATGGCACGCTGACGCAGGCCGCTTACATCGTGGTGCAGGACATCAAGGCGCTCTACGAGAGTGTGAAGGCCGCCGGTGCCGACATCGTCATGGAGCTGGACGAGCAGCACTACGGCGGCAGCCTCTTCGCCGTCCGCGACCCCGAAGGCCAGCTCTGGAACGTCGGCAGCTACGATCCATGGGCCGAGTGGAGCGGCGCCAGCTAG
- a CDS encoding aspartate kinase produces MAVIVQKYGGSSLADPEKVRGVARRIAASRSGDTGVVVVCSAMGDSTDDLLALSRSVAKAPVEREVDLLLSTGEIVSCALVAMALNDMDCPAVSLTGLQAGIQTEALHGKARIAEVAPDRIRAELDAGRVAVVCGFQGVTEEQEVTTLGRGGSDTTAVALAAALGAERCEIYTDVEGIFTADPRIVAEARKLDEIDYEEMLELAASGAKMQPRSIELGELYNIPILVASTFSEAPGTLIHREADMEVRSKVRGVASDTNVAKVTVLGVPDRPGIAAAFFEPLAQAGVSVDTIVQNTSVDNLTDLSFTVARTDVEKTLPLVRPVAEEIGARGVSHDDALAKVSVVGTGMQNSPGYASTMFRALAEAGVNIEMITTSEIRITCIVSDSQSADAVRALHRAFELDLP; encoded by the coding sequence ATGGCAGTCATCGTACAGAAATACGGGGGGAGTTCCCTGGCTGACCCTGAGAAGGTACGGGGTGTTGCGCGGCGGATTGCGGCGTCGCGAAGCGGCGACACCGGCGTCGTGGTGGTGTGCTCGGCCATGGGTGACTCCACGGACGACCTGCTGGCGCTGTCGCGGAGCGTGGCCAAGGCGCCAGTGGAGCGCGAGGTGGACCTGCTGCTGTCCACCGGTGAGATCGTTTCGTGCGCGCTCGTGGCTATGGCGCTCAACGACATGGATTGCCCGGCAGTGAGCCTCACAGGGCTGCAGGCGGGCATTCAGACGGAGGCGCTCCACGGCAAGGCGCGCATCGCCGAAGTGGCGCCCGACCGCATCCGGGCCGAACTGGACGCGGGCCGCGTTGCCGTGGTCTGCGGCTTTCAAGGGGTTACAGAGGAGCAAGAGGTCACGACACTGGGCCGCGGCGGCTCCGACACGACGGCCGTCGCACTGGCGGCGGCGCTGGGCGCGGAGCGATGCGAGATCTACACGGACGTGGAGGGGATCTTCACGGCCGACCCTCGCATCGTCGCGGAGGCGCGCAAGCTGGATGAGATTGACTACGAGGAGATGCTGGAGCTGGCGGCGAGCGGCGCGAAGATGCAGCCGCGTTCCATTGAGCTCGGCGAGCTGTACAACATTCCGATCCTGGTGGCCTCGACGTTCAGCGAGGCCCCGGGAACCCTCATTCACCGGGAGGCAGACATGGAGGTCCGCAGCAAGGTCCGCGGTGTGGCGAGCGATACGAACGTGGCAAAGGTGACGGTGCTCGGGGTGCCAGACCGACCCGGCATCGCGGCGGCATTCTTTGAGCCGCTCGCGCAGGCGGGAGTCAGCGTCGACACCATTGTGCAGAACACCAGCGTGGACAACTTGACGGACCTCTCGTTCACGGTCGCGCGGACGGATGTGGAGAAGACTTTGCCGCTTGTGCGGCCCGTGGCAGAGGAGATCGGCGCAAGGGGTGTGAGCCACGACGATGCGCTGGCGAAGGTGAGCGTGGTGGGCACAGGGATGCAGAACTCGCCGGGCTACGCCTCGACGATGTTCCGCGCGCTGGCGGAGGCGGGCGTGAACATAGAGATGATCACGACGTCGGAGATCCGCATCACCTGCATCGTGTCAGACAGCCAGAGCGCAGATGCCGTGCGGGCGCTGCACCGGGCCTTTGAGCTGGACCTGCCCTAG
- a CDS encoding thiamine pyrophosphate-binding protein, translating into MAQQALLSPEAVIEEFNKNGVTHVVYLPDSETNWMYQLMEADPSLDLIPVSREGESIAIAAGIIAGGKKPVVLIQNTGMFESGDSIRGLAQDCEIPVVMLIGYRGWTRHGPTPDSAARLTEPTLRAWNVPYYLVEHDGDADRISAAFEQAARTSGPIAVLVGDEYHGFNR; encoded by the coding sequence ATGGCCCAACAGGCGCTCCTCAGCCCGGAAGCGGTTATTGAGGAGTTCAACAAGAATGGCGTGACCCACGTCGTATACCTGCCCGACAGCGAGACAAACTGGATGTACCAGCTCATGGAGGCGGACCCCTCATTGGACCTGATCCCGGTTTCCAGGGAAGGCGAGAGCATCGCGATTGCGGCTGGGATCATCGCTGGGGGAAAGAAGCCCGTGGTGCTCATCCAGAACACCGGCATGTTTGAGTCTGGTGACTCCATTCGCGGCCTCGCCCAGGACTGCGAAATCCCCGTGGTGATGCTCATCGGCTACCGCGGTTGGACCCGGCACGGGCCAACCCCGGACTCGGCGGCACGTCTCACCGAGCCGACGCTGCGTGCTTGGAACGTGCCCTACTACCTTGTAGAGCATGACGGTGATGCTGACCGCATCTCCGCCGCCTTCGAGCAAGCCGCCCGCACCAGCGGCCCCATCGCCGTTCTTGTGGGCGACGAGTACCACGGCTTCAATCGGTAA
- a CDS encoding thiamine pyrophosphate-dependent enzyme, with protein sequence MINQVDLMAVVEKHRDNGIVVPTMTGSRGWNEVSNDKDRDIPIGGAMGKASSFALGLALAQPDTRVIVFDGDGSLLMNLGTLVTIAEKSPKNLYHFVLENGVYAVTGGQPIPGANKLSFAGMAREAGYAAAFEFDDLEDFASRADEVLEIEGPVFICFKTTPEVQNEPIGLRPASGLKPTRVAIKDVMASLGV encoded by the coding sequence ATGATTAACCAGGTAGACCTTATGGCCGTGGTGGAGAAGCACCGGGACAACGGAATTGTGGTGCCCACCATGACCGGTAGCCGTGGCTGGAACGAGGTCAGCAACGACAAGGACCGCGACATACCCATTGGCGGTGCCATGGGCAAGGCATCCTCCTTCGCACTGGGACTGGCATTGGCGCAGCCGGACACCAGGGTCATCGTCTTTGACGGCGATGGCAGCCTGTTAATGAACCTTGGGACCCTGGTAACCATTGCGGAGAAGTCGCCCAAGAACCTCTACCACTTCGTCTTGGAGAACGGCGTGTATGCGGTGACCGGAGGCCAGCCCATCCCCGGCGCCAACAAGCTCTCCTTCGCGGGCATGGCCCGCGAGGCAGGCTACGCAGCCGCTTTCGAGTTCGACGATCTGGAAGACTTCGCGTCCCGCGCGGACGAGGTGCTTGAGATTGAGGGGCCCGTGTTCATCTGCTTCAAGACCACTCCTGAGGTGCAGAATGAGCCCATCGGCCTGCGTCCGGCGTCGGGGCTGAAGCCAACGCGCGTGGCAATCAAGGACGTGATGGCAAGCCTCGGCGTCTAG
- a CDS encoding amidohydrolase family protein has translation MAKHGFSVMDSDMHIVEPNDLFERYLDAPYSHQAPKITRVRGQRVGIFLFQGHAFPTVDVEHPVRNVGMASRADAASKPMRDKGYSGESQLEAMDMEGIDIAIMFPTVALYIPNGMDDVDPGLSAAVCRAYNNWLYDFCQADPARMKVCAMLPQHDTGEAVKEAERAVKELGAVGVYMRPNFVNGRTLHSGYWHPLWSTLQELDVPVGFHEGTGSVYFQDGSEFGDNRLMRHAASHPIGMMKAVMSMVCGGVFELFPRLRAAYLEANAGWVPFWLARMDRDYELYGEWDARILTRKPSDYFRSNCYVGTEADEAELKYTIDAFGDANIVFSTDYPHHDSEFPYATDEFLKMPDVNNESKKRILWENCSRLYNIG, from the coding sequence ATGGCCAAACACGGCTTCTCGGTCATGGACTCCGACATGCACATCGTGGAGCCCAATGACCTGTTTGAGCGCTACCTTGATGCCCCCTACAGCCACCAGGCGCCCAAGATCACCCGCGTGCGCGGCCAGAGGGTGGGCATCTTCCTCTTCCAGGGGCATGCCTTCCCGACGGTCGATGTGGAGCACCCTGTGCGCAACGTCGGCATGGCCAGCCGCGCCGACGCCGCCTCCAAGCCCATGCGCGACAAAGGGTACTCCGGCGAATCCCAGCTTGAAGCTATGGACATGGAGGGCATCGACATCGCCATCATGTTCCCCACCGTCGCCCTCTACATCCCCAACGGCATGGATGACGTGGATCCCGGCCTCTCCGCCGCCGTGTGCCGCGCCTACAACAACTGGCTCTACGACTTCTGCCAGGCCGACCCGGCCCGCATGAAGGTCTGCGCCATGCTCCCCCAGCACGACACCGGCGAGGCAGTCAAGGAGGCGGAGCGCGCGGTCAAGGAGCTCGGCGCGGTGGGCGTCTACATGCGCCCCAACTTCGTCAACGGCCGGACGCTGCACAGCGGCTACTGGCACCCGCTCTGGAGCACGCTGCAGGAGCTCGACGTCCCTGTCGGATTCCACGAGGGCACCGGCTCCGTCTACTTCCAGGACGGGTCCGAGTTCGGCGACAACCGTCTCATGCGCCATGCCGCCTCGCACCCCATCGGCATGATGAAGGCCGTGATGAGCATGGTTTGCGGAGGCGTGTTCGAACTTTTCCCGCGCCTGCGGGCTGCCTACCTCGAGGCTAATGCCGGCTGGGTTCCCTTTTGGCTTGCGCGAATGGATCGCGACTACGAGCTCTACGGCGAGTGGGACGCCCGAATCCTCACTCGCAAGCCCAGCGACTATTTCCGCTCAAACTGCTACGTCGGCACCGAGGCCGACGAGGCCGAGCTCAAGTACACCATCGACGCCTTTGGCGACGCCAACATCGTATTCTCGACCGACTACCCTCACCACGACTCGGAGTTCCCCTACGCAACCGATGAGTTCCTCAAGATGCCGGACGTGAACAACGAGAGCAAGAAGCGCATCCTGTGGGAGAACTGCTCGCGGTTGTACAACATCGGCTAA
- a CDS encoding LysR family transcriptional regulator → MEIAQLKAFIAAAERGSFVRAAQSLILTQPSLSARIQALETELKATLFHRMGRGVRLTEAGKSFLPYAQRALETLEQGRSTLNALQAATSGTLLVGTARAIGAYVLPEILAQFRTEYPGIEVHIRTGRSSEVLKMVADEEVQVGLARTLRHPDVLAVNLYNEELALTIHPQHPFAAHGEVSIYDVAKEPLILYDRESSYFQLIDRVCREAGIIPNVGMVLDSIEATKRMIERGLGVSFLPVHGITREVETGALAQAKIQEGHEVALPTSVMIRRGRLYSPAMRAFLGTLARRYAAAIPAIESDRAVA, encoded by the coding sequence GTGGAAATAGCTCAACTAAAGGCGTTTATCGCGGCTGCGGAGCGTGGGAGCTTTGTCCGCGCGGCGCAATCGCTCATCCTCACTCAACCGTCATTGAGCGCTCGCATTCAGGCGCTGGAAACGGAGTTAAAGGCCACGCTCTTCCACCGCATGGGCCGTGGTGTTCGGCTGACTGAAGCGGGCAAGTCGTTCCTTCCGTACGCGCAGCGGGCGCTCGAAACCCTCGAACAAGGACGCTCAACATTGAACGCCCTGCAGGCGGCCACCAGCGGCACATTGCTGGTCGGCACGGCGCGGGCCATTGGCGCGTACGTGCTGCCCGAGATCCTGGCGCAGTTCCGCACGGAGTACCCGGGCATCGAGGTCCATATCCGCACAGGCAGGTCCTCCGAGGTGCTCAAGATGGTGGCGGACGAGGAGGTCCAAGTGGGCCTCGCCCGGACGCTCCGGCACCCAGACGTGCTTGCCGTCAACCTCTACAACGAGGAGTTGGCGCTTACCATCCACCCGCAGCACCCCTTTGCGGCTCATGGAGAGGTGAGCATCTACGACGTAGCCAAGGAGCCGCTTATCCTCTACGACCGCGAATCGTCCTACTTCCAGCTGATCGACCGTGTATGCCGCGAGGCGGGCATCATTCCGAACGTGGGCATGGTGCTGGACAGCATCGAGGCGACAAAGCGCATGATCGAGCGGGGGCTCGGCGTTTCGTTCCTGCCAGTACACGGCATAACGCGGGAGGTCGAGACCGGCGCGCTGGCCCAAGCGAAGATACAGGAGGGCCACGAGGTGGCGCTACCGACATCTGTCATGATCCGCCGCGGCCGACTTTACAGTCCG